The genomic segment CGGGTCGCACAGTGAGCAACACTACTTACATTGTCTCGTCCACCGATGGCTTCAATGACCGCTTTTGCAATGTCTTTATTTTCCATTTGCATCTCCTTATTGAAAATAATTAACTTTTATGAAAGCGATTTAATCGCTCCTATGACTATTATTTTAACATGATTTAAAAATATGTCAAGCGTTTTGCAGAAATTTTATTTTTTTCTGCTAAAAAGTTGATTTTTCTAAAGAAAACGTTTACTATATAAGTAAGAAAACTATATTGGAGGATAAAAGATTGGCTTGGACAACCGAACAACGCTACAAACGTTATGAAAACTGGACAACAGATGAAATCAATCAAATAAAAGAAAATATTGAAAAATCTCCTTGGCGGACTAGTTACCATGTAGAACCTCAGACAGGATTACTCAATGACCCAAATGGCTTCTCTTATTTTAATGGTAAATGGATTGTGTTCTATCAGAACTTCCCTTTTGGAGCAACCCACGGTCTAAAATGCTGGGTACAGCTCGAAAGTGATGATTTAGTCCATTTCACAGAAACTGGTCTACGAGTTCTACCAGATACGAAACTGGATAGCCACGGCGCCTACTCTGGCTCTGCTATGCAGTTTAATGACAAGCTTTTCCTTTTTTATACCGGAAATGTTCGCGATGAAAATTGGGTACGCCACCCATACCAAATCGGAGCATTGCTGGATAAAGAAGGGAAACTCGAGAAGATTGATAAAGTCTTGATTGAGCAGCCAAAAGAAGCTACAGATCACTTTCGCGATCCACAGATTTTCAATTATAAAGGCCAGATCTATGGCATTATCGGCGGACAAAATCTGGACAAAAAAGGGTTTATCAAGCTTTATAAAGCAGTTGAAAACGACTATACAAACTGGGAAGAAGTCGGCGATTTAGACTTTGAAAATGACAATACAGCCTATATGATGGAATGCCCCAATCTTGTCTTTATTGATGAAACACCTGTTTTGCTCTACTGCCCTCAAGGTTTATCAAAAAAAGTTGCTCCTTACGACAATATTTTCCCAAACATGTATAAGATAGGTCAATCGTTTGACATAGCAAAGACAGCAATTGTCGATCCTAGTCCTCTGCAAAATTTAGATTATGGATTTGATTGCTATGCAACCCAAGCTTTCAATGCTCCAGATGGCCGTGTCTTAGCAGTCAGCTGGTTAGGTTTGCCGGATATTGCTTACCCATCTGATCGTTTTGATCATCAAGGAATTTTCTCGCTTGTCAAGGAATTAACACTAAAAAAAGGAAAACTCTATCAATATCCTGTTCAAGCAATCCAAAACCTGCGGAAAGAGAATAAAGTATTCACCAACCAAGCAAAAACAAAAAACAGCTATGAACTGGAATTAGAATTTGCAAGTGGTTCACAAACTGAAATCGTCCTCTTTGCAGATCAAAAACACAAAGGCCTCCGTATTCACTTCGATATCAAAAATGGTCAAGTAACAATTGACCGTAGTGAAGTTGGCGAACAATATGCTCTTGAATTTGGGACAGTTCGCCGCTGTATGATTGAAAACCAAACTACAACTGCCTCAATTTTCATTGATAAGTCAGTTTTTGAAATTTTTATTAACAAAGGAGAGAAAGTATTTTCAGGTCGCATTTTCCCACATAATGACCAAAACGGCATTTTTATCACTGAGGGAAATCCAACCGGAACTTACTATGAATTAGATTATGGTCGCAAAACTAACTGATGTAGCAAAACTGGCAGGGGTCAGCCCCACAACCGTTTCCCGTGTGATTAACAAAAAAGGCTACCTCTCAGAAAAAACAATCACAAAAGTAACTGAAGCTATGCGAGAATTAGGCTACAAACCTAATAATCTCGCTCGCAGCTTACAAGGAAAATCCGCTAAATTAATTGGATTGATCTTTCCAAATATTAGTCATATATTTTATGCTGAACTCATTGATAAATTAGAACACGAGTTATTTAATAGAGGTTACAAAACAATTATCTGCAACAGCGAACACAATTCGAACAAAGAAAAAGAATATCTGGAGATGCTAGAAGCCAATCAAGTCGATGGCATTATCTCTGGCAGCCATAACTTGGGCATTTCGGATTATGACCGCGTAACAGCCCCTATTATCTCTTTTGACCGCAACTTGTCTCCTTCTATCCCTGTTGTATCTTCCGACAACTATGCTGGTGGGACCCTAGCCGCAGAAACATTGGTCAAATCTGGAGCTAAAAAGATCATTATGATTACCGGAAATGATAATTCCAATTCACCAACAGGTCTCCGCCATGCAGGCTTTGCCTCTGTCCTACCAACCGCTCCTATTATCAATGTATCTAGCGACTTCTCCCCCATTCGCAAAGAAATGGAAATCAAAAATATCTTAAAAGATAAGAAGCCCGATGCTATTTTTGCTTCAGATGATTTAACTGCCATTTTAATCATGAAAGTCGCTCAAGAACTGGGGGTCAACATCCCAGAGGAACTAAAAGTTATTGGTTATGACGGAACTTATTTTGTGGAAAATTACTATCCACAGCTCGCCACTATTCAGCAACCATTAAAAGATATAGCTTGCTTACTGGTCGATTTATTGCTGCGAAAAATTGAAGGAGAAAAAGTTCCAACAACGGGTTACTTCTTACCTGTTCACCTTTCTTCAGGAAAAAGCATTTAACACTGTAAAATAATGAAAACCCACTTAATTTCTCCATACTTAAGTGGGTTTAATCTTTATACGTTTCCTATGGACTTCTATTAATTATTCTACAAGGAGAAACTTATCAATTGCCTGCGCGCAGCCATCATGATCATTATCAGCTACGATAACATCCGCCAATCCTTTAATACTCTCATTAGCATTTCCCATAGCAATGCCCAAGCCTGCTTCACGAATCATACTTTCATCGTTATCTGCATCACCAACAGCAATGATCTGTTCCATAGGAAGTTGCAAATATTGAGCCAGGTGAGCTAAACCTTGCCCTTTTTCAACACCCCGCGCTGTTAGTTCAAGACCACTTACTTCTGATTTTATCATGGCAATATCCTCAAATAACAAAACCTCATACGATTGATCTCGCTCATCAGCTGTTAAGTGATAAATGTTGATCTTACCAAAATTTTCTCTTTCCTTTGCTAACAAATCACAGATATTATCTACTAATACCGCTGTTTCGTCATACAGTTCAGTATAAATTTCCATATAGTAGTTCGCAATGTTCTCAAAATGAGAGCGCTGAAGATAGCCTTGTCCATTGATCATACCGACCACCATTAAATCGTGAGCTTCTGCCAACGCCTTCACTTTATCCACCACAACAGCAGGTAATGTTTGCTCCGCTAAAGTTTGCTTCATTTCCAAATCATAAATCAATGCACCACTAGCAAGAACGGCATAGCGAATCCCTTGCAAATCTTTTTCATAAAGACCTAATTCTGACAGAGAGCGCCCTGTTGAAAGTGCAACTTGTTTTCCAGCTGAATGCGCTCTGTCAATAGCTGCAATACTACTTTTTGCAATCGTCTTTTGACTAGTTAAAAGCGTTCCATCCATGTCAAATGCAATCAATTGATACATAACATTTCTCCTTTTTTCTACTAAAATTAGTATAGCATAAAAGCTCAAAAATAGTAAAAAAGCTTAAAACCATGTTATCAAAAACGTTGGTTTTAAGCTTTTTTATTGTCGTTCATTCCTTAATTTTAACTAGAGACTAAGTTCTTATTTAACCTCTTTAATTGTCAACAAAGTTGAAGATCTATTTACAATTCTTTTTTATACTTTTCAACTTCTGCTTTATTAGCCCAGACAAAGTGTCCTGGACGAATTTCAACCATTTCTGGCTTATCTACTGAATAATCATGTTGAGCAGCATCATAAACCTTCAATACTTTCTTCCGCTCCAATATTGGGTCTGGAATTGGGACAGCAGATAGCAATGACTGCGTATAAGGATGGATTGGATTATTGAAGAGTTCTTCTGTTTCAGCCACTTCTACAATCACACCCTTATAAATAACAGCAATACGGTCTGAGATAAAACGTACAACTGATAAATCATGGGCAATGAAAAGATAAGTCAAGCCTAGATCTTTTTGGAATTTCTTAAGAAGATTCAAAACTTGTGCGCGCACAGAAACGTCAAGTGCTGAAATCGGCTCATCTGCAATCACAAAATCTGGCTCCATAACAAGCGCACGAGCAATCCCAATCCGTTGACGCTGACCACCAGAAAATTCATGCGGATAGCGGGTCAAATGCTCTGACAACAACCCCACCTCATGAATAATATCTTTCACCTTTTTCTGACGTTCTTCTTCATCTTTAAACAGATGGAAATTATACAGACCCTCTGAAATAATATAATCAACTGTCGCACGTTCATTCAAACTAGCAGCAGGGTCTTGGAAAATCATTTGAATCTTGCGAATCACTTCTGATTCTTCCTCTTTTGATTTCTTACCATTGATTCTCTTTCCATCAAAGAAGATATCTCCCTTGCTAGTATCGTTCAAACCAATAATGGCACGACCGATTGTTGTCTTACCAGAGCCGGATTCTCCTACAAGTGAAAACGTTTCTCCTTTATTGATAAAGAAATTAGCATTTTTTACAGCAACAAATTTCTTGCTTCCTTCACCGAAGGAAATTTCCAAATCTTTAACTTCTACTAATTTTTCAGGCATTTCCTTCCTCCTAAGCGTCTAAATGAGCAAAACCCATTTTTGAGCTAATTTTTTCATGTAAATCATCAATAACAGCAGGTTTATTCACTTTTGGAGCATTTTCATGAAGCAACCATGTTTTTGCCCAATGTGTATCTGATACATAGATTTGAGGTGGTTTTTCCTCAAAATCAATTTCCATCGCATAATCTGAACGAAGAGCGAAAGCATCTCCTTGCAAGTGTGAATAAAGAGACGGCGGTGTGCCAGGAATAGAGTAAAGCTCTCCTTTATCATCTGCCAACTGTGGCAAGCTTGATAACAAGCTCCAAGTATAAGGATGACGTGGATCATAAAAGACGTCTTCTACTGTACCATACTCGACGATTTCTCCAGCATACATAACGGCAACTTTATCCGCAATACTTGCTACCACTCCAAGGTCGTGGGTGATAAAAATAGTAGTGAATTGATACTCTTGTTGCAATGATTTCAACAAATCAATGATTTGTGCTTGAATGGTAACATCAAGCGCTGTTGTAGGTTCATCACAGATTAAGATATCAGGACGACAAGCAAGCGCAATGGCAATAACGATCCGTTGACGCATTCCTCCTGAATATTGGAAAGGATACTCACTAAAACGCTTTTCAGCATCAGGAATACCGACTTTATTCATATAGTCAATAGCCATTTCCTTCGCTTCTTTTGCCGTTTTCTTTTGATGTTTTACAATAACTTCTGTAATCTGGCTACCAATCGTATTAATTGGGTCTAAACTTGTCATTGGGTCTTGGAAAATAGTCGCAATTTTAACACCACGAATAGGTTCCCAATCTTTATTGGATTTCAATTTTGTCAAATCTTGTCCACGATAGTTAATCGATCCTTGCGCTACTCGACCATTATCCTCTAACATTCCAGTAAAAGTCTTTGTTAAAACAGATTTACCAGAACCTGACTCTCCTACGAGAGCAAGAACTTCACCTTCGATGAGGTCAAGTGATACACCACGAATGGCGGTTAAGACTTTATCACGAACGTCAAATTCCACGACAATATCGCGGGCAGTCAATATTACATTTTTTTCTTGTGTCATATTTACTCCTATCTATGTGTACGTGGATCACTAGCATCCGCTAAGTTCTGACCGACAACGAATAGGGAAAGGGAAACCAAAATCAACGTTGTTAATGGAATCCAGAAAAGATATGCATTTGTTGTAACATTTTGTGAATAATCCGAAATCAAACGCCCTAAACTTGGCACCGTCACAGGAAGTCCCAAACCAAAGAAAGACAGAAAGGCTTCGTATGAAATGAAACTTGGAAGTAATTGTGAAGCAGTTGTCACAATCACAGAAACCAACTGTGGCATAATATTTTTTACAATGATTTTAACAGTCGGTGTTCCCAAAGTGCGACTGGCAAGGTTATACTCTAAATCACGATAACGTAGAATTTGGATACGAATATTGTAAGCAATCCCAATCCAACCAGTGATGGTCATAGCAAAAATCAAATTCCAGAAACCTGCACCGATTGAGTAAGTCAAGACAATGACAATCAAAAGCGGTGGAATGTTAGAAATGATATTATAAATCTCAATCATCACACGATCGACAGTCTTTGAAATTCCCCAGATACCACCAATAACAATACCAATCACAAGGTTAATCATGGTTGCAATAACTGAAATAAGAATAGAGTTACGTGCTCCAAACCACACTCCGTCAAAGAGGGATTTTCCGTTACTATCTGTACCAAACCAATATTGGGCATTCGGTTTGATATAACGAGCACTAAAATCATTTACTTTACTTACATCATTAAAATCGAAATTTGAAAAAATCGGATAGATGAAACTCATCAAAACAATTGCAACAAGAATACCCAACATAGCAATTGTTGATTTTTTCCTTAAGAATTGACGCATAACAGATTTCCAGTAAGAATAAGCTGGCGCATCAATTATTTCAGAGGCAAAATCATCGCGTTTTACAAATGTGAACTTACTTTTATCAATTGTAGCCATTATTTACCTCCTTTTGATGTTAATTTAATACGTGGGTCAAGCATGGTCATCAGAATATCACCCAATAGAAGAGCGAAAATAGAAAGACATGTAAAGATAAATACAAGACCAACGACCATAGAATTATTAGATGCTTTAACAGAGTCAATCAGCATTTTACCCATTCCAGGGAAAGCAAAGATTGTTTCGGTCAAAGTCGCACCTGTGATAACTCCGATAATAGCACCAGGTATACTGGATACAAGTGGTACCATGGCGTTTTTAAAAATATGTTTATTTGAAATTTCTTGTTCAGAGAGACCTTTTGCCCGTGCAAAACGAACAAAGTCTTGTGATTGCAGGTCAATCATATAACGACGAATCCAAACAGCTGTCCAAGGCGCACTCAAAAGCCCAAGAATAACTGCCGGAAGAACATAGGAACGCCAATCTCCCGCTCCCAAAATAGGGAAGGAATCCGGCAATCCAAGAGCCGAACCAATCAACCGAATGATATAAACCAAAGCGATAGTTGGCAATGACATCAAGAATGTCAAGGCTCCTGTCGAAATACTATCAAACAATGTATTCTTAAAGCGAGCCATGTAAGATCCAAGCGGAACAGCAATTAAGTAAGATAAAGCCAGACCAATCAAACCAACAATTGAAGAACTTACAATCATTGATGGATATTGGTAGTTACTTTCTGTTGCCGTATATGGATCATCTTTTCCATAATTGGCAACATCACGCGCATCGGCTTGTTTTGGAGATTTATAAGTTCTTGTATAAATGTTGACAGACGAAGTTTTCTTACCTGTCGGGAATTGAACTTCAGAAGTTTTCGTTTGTCCTTGCCCTTGCGAAATAACTTGTAAAACAGGAAGATTCGCATAAGTTGGATAAGAAATACCTAGATTTAATCTCACAAAATTCTGATGAACAAACGGAAATTGCCCATTAAAGTACAATAAATACTTATGTTTCGTTCCAGAACCAACAACAGACCAACCAATAGCAGGATCATTTTCAATACGAAGATAACGCTTCAAGTTTGGATTAGAAGCATCTTTCACAGCACCTGTATGGTCAATTTGAATCAAATTGCCATAGAAACCAAGAACGCGTTCATAAACTGGAACCTCTCGAGTTGCATAAAATTGCTTACTTTCTTTGAATTGCTGCAATTTCCAACCACGCCCCAACTTTTTGATGTAAGCTTCATAGATTTTTTTATTTGCATTAGTAGGTTCTACTGTTACAGAAGGATTCTCTTTACTAGCTTTTTCTTGTAATTCCTTCGTATCATAGTAGTCAATGTAACCCATACGCTCAAAAATTGTATTTTCATAATTAGTCTTTTTATCAGGAGTTGTAGCTATTTTATTATAGTTCGGATCCTGCTTGAAAATCAACTTTCTTGGCACCATAGTATAGATAATGGTGTAAGTCAATGTTGTTACCATGAAAATAGATACTAAAGAGCGTAAGATACGCATAAAAATATATTTCTTCATTTACCGTTTCCTTTAAAATCCCAAAAGAACTTTCTCCCCTGTTAGAGAAAGTTCTGATGAGAAGTTTATTTTACATGATCTGCTAATTCTTTGGTATTTACTGATTTAGCATGAGTCACATCAGATATTCTACTTCAATCACTATGATTAAGTTATTAAACCTAACCTGTCAGTCAAGACCGAAGGAAGAGATAGAAAAATGTCACGCGTTACGACAAATACCTATTTTCGATTTTAGAATACCTTCAATTTTAAACTGATTGTTTAAAATTATACCACAATTCTAGTCAATTGTAAAATCAATTGTCAGAATATTTTTATCATAAATGAACCCTTTTTGTTTTTCTGTTAAATTTTTTTCAATTATTTAACATGATCTGCAAGTTCTTCTTGAGCTTTTTTATTAGATTTTGATCGCTCTTTATTCCATTTAATCATAGCTTTCTTGTACTGATCTTGTGTAACAGGCTCATCTTGGAGTTCAAGATATTTATATAGAATGATTTCACTATTCCCTTTGTTTCCTGACCAAGCAAATGGATTAGTAAATGGCACTGTGCGAGAAAGAATTGGGCGACCCGTTAGCGTTGTTGTTGGAATAACTAATGCATTATCAGTCAACCAAGCTTGGGCTGCCGCATATTTTTCATAGCGTGCATTCGTATTAGTGGTTTCTTTTTCAGCCTCGTTCAACAGCTTTTCATATTCGTTCATACCGACTTGTGCTGCTGCAGCGTTATTTGTACCTGCATCAAATCCTAGATAAGTCTTTGTGCTTTCACCGCTTGAAGGTTTGATGATATCAAGATAGGTAGATGGATCTTGGAAGTCTGGACTCCAACCAACATTATCAGAAAGATCCCAATCTTCTGCAGCTGCAGATTCAGCAAAGTAAGTGATATTATTTACATCGTCTTTAGACATTTGTTGAATGTCAATCACAACATTTTCTTTGCCAAGATTTTTTTCAATCGATTGTTTCAATGATTGTACACGTTGAACTTTATTCGTTGCCGTTTGGTCAACTGGCATGTCAATGTGGATTGGGAATTGAACACCGTCTGCTTGAAGCGCTGCTTTCGCTTTGGCTAATTTTTCCTTGGCTTTCGTTGGATTGTAAAGACCGTCTTGCGCATCATTTAAGTTGACATTTTTCCAACTTTCATCGTAGCCGACTAATTTTTCTTTGACCAATTCTCCAAAGTTCTTATCATCTGTTTGAACAAAAGTTGGTGGTACAAAGAGATTACGAAGCATCTTCGTCGCACCATCTTTCCCATTTACTTGTGACGCATAAGCTGTGCGGTCAAATGCAAATGTAATTGCTTGACGGAAATCTTTATTCAATAATGCTTTCTTAGTAGATGTCTTTTGAGCATCTGTTGTCTTTGATGTATGATTGTAAGATTGACGATCGATGTTTGTAGCCACTAGATAAGTGGTTGCATCTTGTGGAGTATAAACGATGTTGTTTTTGTATTTCTTGCTGACAGAAGCATAACTTGGACTAGTTGGAAATACTTTTGCATTGGTAAATGAACCGTCACTAAATCCTTTAGCAAGTTTATCTTGGTCTTGACCATCATAGTAAGACAATTTGATGTTATCAATGTGTACATTTTTCTTATCCCAATAGTTTGGATTTTTAGCCAATTCAACAGATGATTTTGCAGTGATAGATTTTAGCAAGTATGGTCCATTATAAAGAAGACTAGATGGGTCTGTTGCTTGTGCAAATTTATTTCCTTTTGATTTCAAAAATTCTGCATTAACTGGCGCTAAAACCCCCATCGTAGTCTTTGAATTCCAAAAGCTTTCTGGTCGATTCAGAGTATATTGAACCGTATAATCATCAACCGCTTTGATACCGACAGAAGAGAAATCTTTATTTTCACCCTTCATGTAAGCATCCAGGCCTTTGATTGAATCTTGTACCAAATAAATAGCATCGGATTTCTTATCTGCAGCGTGTTTCAAACCAGCCACAAAGTCTTGCGCTTTGACTTCGGCATACTCTTCACCTTCGGATGTATACCATTTGACACCTTTACGAAGTTTATAAGTGTAAGTCAAGCCATCTTTGGAAACCGTCCAATCTTTTGCCACAGAAGGGATTAAATTTCCGTAACGGTCATTTTCTAAAAGTCCATCAATGACATTACTTGTAATATTTGAAGTAGAGGCCTTCCCAGTTGTCAAATAATCCAAATTATCTGGATCTTGCTCATAAACATATGAAAATGTTTTGTTGCTAGAACTTGTTTTAGAGCCAGAACAAGCCGTTAAGGCTCCTGCTGTAAGTAGGGTAACAGCCGCTAAAGCAATGATTTTACTTTTCTTCATGAATATTCCTCCCAAATTCATTATTTTTATACATTCTAGCACACAAACAGTAAAAAGTAAATAGAATTTTCTAAATTTTATGACATATTTTGAAAGCTGATTTAATAAGGTTTATATTAATCTATTAACCTTTAAAAATTAAAAAAGCAGGTTTTCCTCACCTTTTAGTGAGTTTTACCTGCTTTTATCATTGTATTATTTTACATGATCAGCTAATTCATCTTGAGCTTTTTTATTAGACTCGGCTTTTTCTTTTTGCCATTTCTTCTTAGCTGCTTCATAGTCTTTCTTCGTGACAGCATCTTTACCGACTTTAATGTATTTATAATAGGTTGAGCTACCTTTACTACCTGTTTGCGCAAATGCACCTGAGAACGGTTGAATGCGTGACACAAAAGTTCCGGCACCTGTTGAAGCCATTGTTGGCAAGACAAGCGAACTGTCTGTTAACCAAGCTTGTGCTGCTGCATATTTTTCATAACGTTTTGCAATGTTTGTTGTTTCTGCACCTGCTTCATCGACTAATTTATTATATTCGTCCAAGCCTACTGCTTTAGCACCGGCATTTTCACTACCAGAGTCAAAACCAAACCAAGTCTTCGTATTGTCAGAAGCCGTTGATTTCAAAATATCAAGATAAGTAGATGGATCTTGATAATCAGGACTCCAACCAACAGCACCTGAAATATCCCAGTCTTCTCCAGCTGCATTTGGAGCATAGTAAGTGACGTTATTAAAGTCGTCTTCTGACATCATATTCAAGTCCATGACAACATTTTCTTTGCCGAGTACTTTTTCAACAGATTGTTTTAAAGACTGCATCCGAGCAACGTAGCTCTTAGAAGTTTCTACAACAGGAACGTCTAAGTGGATTGGGAATTTCACACCTTGAGCTTGCAAAGCTTCTTTTGCTTTTGCAAATTTTGCTTTTGCTTTTGTTGGATTGTACAAGCCATTTTGTGAATCAGCTAGCTTGACACCCTTCCAGTCATCGCCATAGCTTGCTAATTTTTCTTCTACAACATCACTAAATGATTTTTCACCAACTTGAACAAAATTAGATGGTACAAACATATTACGGATTGCTGTGGCAGCACCATCTTTACCATTTACTTGTGCTGCATAAGATTCGCGGTCAAGTGCAAAGTTCAAAGCTTGACGGAAGTCTTTGTTCAACAATGCCTTTTTCGTTGAATTTTTTTCTTCATCTGTTTTCTTAGCCGTATGGTTGTAAGATTGACGGTCAATATTAAGGGCTAAAGCAGCCGTTCCAGAGCCTGCTTCTGCTGTATAGATATTGTCCTTGAATTGTTTTTCAAAAGTTGCAAAGTTTGAACTTGTTGGGAAGAGGCGTGCGTATGAGTATGCCCCATCTTTGAAATTACGAGCCAATGAGTCCTGGTCTTGACCATCATAGTAAGCAAGTTTAATGCTATCAACTTTTACTTTATCTTTATCCCAATAATGTTTGTTTTTAACATATTCTACCGCAGATTTTGCTGTGATAGCTTTCATCAAGAATGGTCCATTATAAAGGATTGAGTTAGGGTCTGTTGATTGGCCAAATTTATTTCCTTTAGATTTCAAAAATTCTGCATTGATTGGCCACATAATGGCAGAGGTTGTCTTAGAATTCCAATATGGTTCTGGCTTGTTCAATGTATACTGAACAGTATAGTCATCAACCGCTTTCACACCTACCGTTGAAAAGTCTTTTGTTTGACCATTCACGTAAGCATCTAAACCTTTAATTGAGTTTTGAACCAAATAAAGAGCCTCAGATTTTTTATCGGCAGCATGTTTCAGTCCAGTTACAAAATCTTGCGCCTTGACTTCAGCATATTCTTCACCTTCTGATGTGTACCATTTGGCACCCTTACGAAGTTTATAAGTATAGGTTAAACCATCTTTTGATACAGTCCATGACTTAGCCATTGATGGTACAAGATTTCCATATTTGTCATTTTCTAACAATCCGTCAACTCCATTTGTCACAAGATCGCTAGTGGTTGCTTTTCCTGATGTTACATAATCCAAAGTTTCTGGATCACCAGAATACACATAACCAAATTTTGTTTCAGCTGAGTTTGATTTCGAACCCGAGCAAGCTGTTAACAAACCAGCAGTTAGTAGGGCTACCCCTGCTACTGCAATAATTTTACTTTTTTTCATAGGTACCTCCGAAAACTATGATATATTCTAATTATACTATATCTTACTAAAAAGTAAAGAATTTTCAAACAAATCTTTTACTAAAAAATGTGATTGTATTCCAAATGCCTTCAAAAAAACAGATTTACTTCTCGTATCCTATCAGTGAATACACTGTTTTTATGTCTTTTTCTCTGAACAAATGACATACGTTTCAAACTCCAGATTCGGCATACATTCTGCTAAATCGTT from the Streptococcus constellatus subsp. constellatus genome contains:
- a CDS encoding peptide ABC transporter substrate-binding protein encodes the protein MKKSKIIALAAVTLLTAGALTACSGSKTSSSNKTFSYVYEQDPDNLDYLTTGKASTSNITSNVIDGLLENDRYGNLIPSVAKDWTVSKDGLTYTYKLRKGVKWYTSEGEEYAEVKAQDFVAGLKHAADKKSDAIYLVQDSIKGLDAYMKGENKDFSSVGIKAVDDYTVQYTLNRPESFWNSKTTMGVLAPVNAEFLKSKGNKFAQATDPSSLLYNGPYLLKSITAKSSVELAKNPNYWDKKNVHIDNIKLSYYDGQDQDKLAKGFSDGSFTNAKVFPTSPSYASVSKKYKNNIVYTPQDATTYLVATNIDRQSYNHTSKTTDAQKTSTKKALLNKDFRQAITFAFDRTAYASQVNGKDGATKMLRNLFVPPTFVQTDDKNFGELVKEKLVGYDESWKNVNLNDAQDGLYNPTKAKEKLAKAKAALQADGVQFPIHIDMPVDQTATNKVQRVQSLKQSIEKNLGKENVVIDIQQMSKDDVNNITYFAESAAAEDWDLSDNVGWSPDFQDPSTYLDIIKPSSGESTKTYLGFDAGTNNAAAAQVGMNEYEKLLNEAEKETTNTNARYEKYAAAQAWLTDNALVIPTTTLTGRPILSRTVPFTNPFAWSGNKGNSEIILYKYLELQDEPVTQDQYKKAMIKWNKERSKSNKKAQEELADHVK
- a CDS encoding peptide ABC transporter substrate-binding protein, whose translation is MKKSKIIAVAGVALLTAGLLTACSGSKSNSAETKFGYVYSGDPETLDYVTSGKATTSDLVTNGVDGLLENDKYGNLVPSMAKSWTVSKDGLTYTYKLRKGAKWYTSEGEEYAEVKAQDFVTGLKHAADKKSEALYLVQNSIKGLDAYVNGQTKDFSTVGVKAVDDYTVQYTLNKPEPYWNSKTTSAIMWPINAEFLKSKGNKFGQSTDPNSILYNGPFLMKAITAKSAVEYVKNKHYWDKDKVKVDSIKLAYYDGQDQDSLARNFKDGAYSYARLFPTSSNFATFEKQFKDNIYTAEAGSGTAALALNIDRQSYNHTAKKTDEEKNSTKKALLNKDFRQALNFALDRESYAAQVNGKDGAATAIRNMFVPSNFVQVGEKSFSDVVEEKLASYGDDWKGVKLADSQNGLYNPTKAKAKFAKAKEALQAQGVKFPIHLDVPVVETSKSYVARMQSLKQSVEKVLGKENVVMDLNMMSEDDFNNVTYYAPNAAGEDWDISGAVGWSPDYQDPSTYLDILKSTASDNTKTWFGFDSGSENAGAKAVGLDEYNKLVDEAGAETTNIAKRYEKYAAAQAWLTDSSLVLPTMASTGAGTFVSRIQPFSGAFAQTGSKGSSTYYKYIKVGKDAVTKKDYEAAKKKWQKEKAESNKKAQDELADHVK